From the genome of Primulina eburnea isolate SZY01 chromosome 12, ASM2296580v1, whole genome shotgun sequence, one region includes:
- the LOC140806720 gene encoding uncharacterized protein: MSFQPSILRGTETPADCENWLDDIEMIFEFLSFPDDCRVKLIGQQLQEVARSWWLVTKEALEQCGPVITWKIFKVEFYQRFFPVSYRQDKCAKFPNLRHGQLNIDEYLAQFFTLLHFAPHVARNDVSVFDQFIQGLNPEIRTLVNVKRQNNLADTLNRAKRAETVPMRQKEGGAASSGSVTRTDRPSAVVHSFQLTSTQSQLGRPEGNQNGRNDRGTDPGCT, encoded by the exons ATGTCGTTTCAACCGTCGATTCTGAGGGGTACTGAGACGCCagctgattgtgagaattggctagatgacatagaaatgatatttgaaTTTCTTAGTTTCCCAGATGATTgtagagttaaactgattgggcaACAGTTACAGGAAGTCGcaaggagttggtggctggtaaccAAAGAAGCTTTAGAACAGTGTGGTCCAGTGATTACatggaaaatttttaaagttgaattctatcaaagattcttccccgtaTCATACAGACAGGATAAATGTGCAAAGTTTCCAAATCTAAGACAtggtcagttgaatattgatgagtatttggcccaGTTCTTCACCTTGCTACATTTTGCCCCTCACGTGGCTAGGAATGATGTatctgtatttgatcagttcatccagggattgaatccggagataCGTACTTTGGTAAATGTGAAACGACAGAATAACCTTGCTGAtaccctgaacagagccaaaagagcagaaacagttCCGATGAGACAAAAAGAAGGC GGAGCAGCATCATCTGGATCGGTGACTCGGACTGATAGACCATCAGCTGTAGTTCACTCATTCCAACTAACCTCTACTCAGTCACAATTAGGGCGTCCAGAAGGAAACCAAAATGGTCGTAATGACCGAGGGACAGACCCCGGATGCACTTGA